The proteins below come from a single Acinonyx jubatus isolate Ajub_Pintada_27869175 chromosome A1, VMU_Ajub_asm_v1.0, whole genome shotgun sequence genomic window:
- the CDKN2AIPNL gene encoding CDKN2AIP N-terminal-like protein isoform X1, translating into MVGGEAAAAVAELVSGVRQAADFAEQFRSYSESEKQWKARMEFILRHLPDYRDPPDGGGRLDQLLSLSMVWANHLFLGCSYNKDLLDKVMEMADGIEVEDLPQFTTRSELMKKVNRISQCI; encoded by the exons ATGGTCGGTGGCGAGGCGGCTGCCGCGGTGGCGGAGCTGGTTTCGGGGGTGCGGCAGGCGGCTGACTTCGCGGAGCAGTTCCGCTCCTACTCGGAGAGCGAGAAGCAATGGAAGGCTCGCATGGAATTCATCCTGCGCCACTTGCCCGACTACCGCGACCCGCCAGATGGCGGTGGCCGCCTGGACCAGCTGCTGTCCCTCTCCATGGTGTGGGCCAACCACCTCTTCCTGGGTTGCAG TTACAACAAAGACCTTTTAGACAAAGTGATGGAAATGGCTGATGGGATTGAAGTGGAAGACCTGCCACAGTTTACTACCAGAAGTGAATTAATGAAAAAGGTAAACAGGATTTCTCAGTGCATTTGA
- the CDKN2AIPNL gene encoding CDKN2AIP N-terminal-like protein isoform X2 → MVGGEAAAAVAELVSGVRQAADFAEQFRSYSESEKQWKARMEFILRHLPDYRDPPDGGGRLDQLLSLSMVWANHLFLGCSYNKDLLDKVMEMADGIEVEDLPQFTTRSELMKKHQS, encoded by the exons ATGGTCGGTGGCGAGGCGGCTGCCGCGGTGGCGGAGCTGGTTTCGGGGGTGCGGCAGGCGGCTGACTTCGCGGAGCAGTTCCGCTCCTACTCGGAGAGCGAGAAGCAATGGAAGGCTCGCATGGAATTCATCCTGCGCCACTTGCCCGACTACCGCGACCCGCCAGATGGCGGTGGCCGCCTGGACCAGCTGCTGTCCCTCTCCATGGTGTGGGCCAACCACCTCTTCCTGGGTTGCAG TTACAACAAAGACCTTTTAGACAAAGTGATGGAAATGGCTGATGGGATTGAAGTGGAAGACCTGCCACAGTTTACTACCAGAAGTGAATTAATGAAAAAG